GGTTCGGCAGAGATGATCCTCCGCTACATCGATGCCAAGATCCTGCCAGGGTACGCGGCAATAGAGCGCGGTACCGTGTTCGGCTACTGCTTCTTCGTCTATGAAGGCAGCAAGGGCGTAATTGGCGATCTCTACGTCGATCGCGACCGTGATCCCCAACGGATACGCGCTGTCGAACTTGAGCTTCTCGATCACGTGATTGAAACGCTTCAGCAGTCGCCCGGAATCCATCGGGTCGAGGCGCAGTTGCTGGTGCACAACACCGGCGAGGCCTCGCGGCCTTTCGTGCAGCAAGGCTTCCACCGCTACGAGCGTCTGTTCATGACAATGCCCCTGGTCTGCTCGATGCACACCTTCCGGGCGATGTCCGATGAATTCGAAGTACGCCCGTGGGAGGACCAGTACTATCAATCAGCGGCCACGCTGATTACGGCAGCCTATCGCGGCCACGTCGATTCGGACATCAATGACCAGTACCGCACCACGGCAGGCTCGCTGCGCTTCCTTAACAACATCATCCGTTTCCCGGGCTGCGGCGTCTTCGATCCGGCAGCGTCTTTCATGGCCTTCCACCGCTCGACGCGTATGCCGGCGGGGGTGATCCTGTGTTCGCGCGTGAAAGACGATGTGGGTCACGTGACGCAGGTGTGCATGGTGCCGGAGCATCGCGGCAAAGGCATAGGCGAAGCACTTGTCGGCGCCACGCATGGCGCCCTTCGCGCGCGCAACTTTCACCAACTTTCGCTCACGGTGACGAAAGCAAACGCCCGTGCAGTGTCACTCTATGAACGCTTAGGATTCACGACGACGCATGTCTTTGACGCGTTCGTATGGGAAGGATGAGGGGATTGCAAATCGGGGAAGTTCGAATCGGGTAATTGAAGATCAAGAATGCGGATCGGGTGATTGCGAATCGGGTAATTTGCAAAGAGAAATCAATAGCTGAGATAGCTTTTCGAGATTTCCCGATTACCAATTACCAAATTCGAAATCGTCTTATCTTTTCAGCAGCCACATCGCCCATGAAGCAACAAAAACTCC
The window above is part of the Clostridia bacterium genome. Proteins encoded here:
- a CDS encoding GNAT family N-acetyltransferase, with the translated sequence MARGAPVEILDLRHFSSFDLRPLLEDESSVWSRLLEWDYRGSAEMILRYIDAKILPGYAAIERGTVFGYCFFVYEGSKGVIGDLYVDRDRDPQRIRAVELELLDHVIETLQQSPGIHRVEAQLLVHNTGEASRPFVQQGFHRYERLFMTMPLVCSMHTFRAMSDEFEVRPWEDQYYQSAATLITAAYRGHVDSDINDQYRTTAGSLRFLNNIIRFPGCGVFDPAASFMAFHRSTRMPAGVILCSRVKDDVGHVTQVCMVPEHRGKGIGEALVGATHGALRARNFHQLSLTVTKANARAVSLYERLGFTTTHVFDAFVWEG